A single window of Synechococcus sp. CBW1004 DNA harbors:
- a CDS encoding DUF4114 domain-containing protein, translating into MPTITANTWVPTGNDYVIDGLWGRLGVQKNFGETYISGATNGLAVKDAGDKVFLYAGSVNGGVHLRIYDKATDSWGDRWEWISKPGSDYLGSQSIGVLAISDDGQYLAVGQGNPSGDQAIGAPSQGVQIGAIQADGSIEWLPISEEAQQALSGSNIRSMEWIENRLIASSWNGPVEGGRFFSISTSPQGITSVSARSLPANLYLSKGGGKFVVSGYQVTNTETVISINDSFISSNRQDGSLIILQGEKYGQLLQQLRAYDESNKGQLSLPARTATHPDLINGELISFLGVFSGSLESNLQQGPIKFVVRLRIDPTSQELIDYKVASIDFGDIGTNQASNFRFYGNFSLAADPHDPTGNVVFVGGNQFGKAELANPTVNGGLVRLDFSDDEPGITETLYGPKIDTENDKLFIPFSPGQPHADSRTIAFYESKTGPKLIQTDDGGIWQLGLEVGATGSSAQQGAWWQSLTTKGLSTLEVNMVSWASQSNSIASSYQDNAASLGYYGDDHATNFWVGDGQLAFFDDSDNSETYSGYLSGYGYLKLGTIGRIEYNREGYIQSRQTSPFYLQRSPDQSPIPWKWTAESQRPGAFDVFILPTEPHAYKENSIALSGQLNIYETIRSPRSLPENALLFQPLLESDFEPIPLGDNKFTYLNPTAIDNQGDPDEGTIGSLYVGALNKEGKPTIYGRTSNSSGNYTLREVDFGDDRDNFSSKGQILDLAHKHGSNGDTVYWIQGGSSLQYANYFNLAIPAEDQVLGIMTPDGAMETLKLKDYGVNTEKDSYGYQALVFVPGRGDRPDQLVIGGLNGVWSIELDSDGIPVGQFAPMPWQGLPAGVAPGSYVKTIQYDPQDDLLIAGTQGRGSFLYSFSGELGARSQGDELLHISDVMLAQSSSAAVDKRGNQQNSTIALQLNSELQSKESPTEVEIILHEADKWREWMELVSPYDISLSNNDNFIKPTSTAGQAVLQYLNILDPLGLEYRGGREENGDIIMPFTFPAGVSLYNLIVNQKEFPYPRDPISLHFSVRTIDNANKKSAMLELVPESASTRAVFNGSSLGFEGDYFSNISFTLETTNRIFADLIPEKYKVLGSPIVNAYNITPSIAGSDAILPTTSQNHVTRTTLPIDTYTLLRANRSLNSVPDPGRWLFASTANIFDPAKDQVRLENVITYDPTSGFGSRFYDLSGDGYADHLSISANASQTQFSENVYANFGSVAIQPQFISIDSRQVLLADGVESNQKYPFNIRINASVHLDERPATTSSIGYTILNPGENLIDFSNTLFTERAKTLITILGHSVDLSAIPENGDFLSEILINNGQRVMFLEVEGGSLDQLSGLNDTRLSWFEATVVPVQDSKMLALSNANQTALTVNITPGVQGINPLIADLQNQAPILDFTAFATDQTITGTLAYGREAALDSSLGWYVISRADGAITAANGDTLLPGDVSYIQEALRAENLVDPLTGIQIKDLEISSKDFSIKGGRLLAPFAKVSNGETYFAFADANSDRLEHFYSFGTNKIGFEDLKGGGDRDFQDLVQMFDFKIDLLA; encoded by the coding sequence ATGCCCACGATCACAGCCAACACGTGGGTCCCCACAGGCAATGACTATGTGATTGACGGCCTCTGGGGCCGCCTGGGTGTTCAGAAAAACTTTGGTGAAACCTATATCTCGGGTGCCACTAATGGACTAGCCGTCAAGGACGCCGGTGACAAGGTGTTCCTGTACGCCGGTTCCGTGAACGGCGGCGTTCACCTCCGCATCTACGACAAGGCAACGGACAGCTGGGGTGACCGCTGGGAGTGGATCAGCAAACCTGGAAGCGACTATCTCGGCTCCCAATCGATCGGTGTGCTGGCCATTTCAGATGATGGTCAGTATCTAGCGGTTGGGCAAGGCAATCCGTCTGGTGACCAAGCCATAGGAGCTCCCAGCCAAGGGGTTCAAATCGGCGCGATCCAAGCCGATGGCTCCATCGAATGGCTTCCAATATCAGAGGAAGCGCAGCAAGCCTTGTCAGGCAGCAATATTCGCAGCATGGAATGGATAGAGAATCGCTTAATTGCGTCAAGCTGGAATGGCCCTGTAGAAGGAGGAAGATTTTTTTCAATCAGCACATCACCCCAAGGAATTACCAGTGTCAGCGCCAGATCATTGCCGGCAAATCTTTATCTCAGCAAGGGGGGCGGCAAGTTTGTAGTTTCAGGATACCAAGTCACAAATACAGAAACTGTAATATCCATAAACGATAGTTTTATCTCTTCAAATCGCCAAGACGGATCGCTAATCATTCTGCAGGGCGAGAAATATGGACAGCTGCTGCAACAACTTCGGGCCTATGATGAAAGCAATAAAGGACAATTAAGCCTGCCCGCCAGAACAGCCACCCACCCAGACCTAATCAATGGAGAGCTGATTAGTTTTTTGGGGGTATTTTCGGGATCATTGGAGTCAAATCTGCAGCAAGGACCCATCAAGTTCGTTGTTAGACTCCGCATAGATCCAACATCGCAAGAACTGATCGATTACAAAGTAGCCTCGATCGACTTTGGCGACATAGGCACCAATCAAGCTAGTAATTTCCGTTTCTACGGAAATTTTTCACTAGCAGCTGATCCGCATGATCCCACAGGCAACGTGGTCTTCGTGGGAGGCAATCAATTTGGCAAGGCAGAACTGGCAAACCCAACAGTTAACGGTGGCTTGGTCCGCCTGGATTTCAGCGATGACGAGCCAGGCATCACAGAAACGCTCTACGGACCCAAGATCGATACCGAAAACGACAAACTGTTCATCCCCTTCTCACCAGGTCAGCCCCACGCTGACAGCCGTACGATCGCCTTTTACGAAAGCAAGACTGGGCCGAAGCTGATCCAGACAGATGATGGCGGCATCTGGCAGCTCGGGCTCGAAGTGGGAGCGACAGGAAGCAGCGCCCAACAAGGTGCATGGTGGCAGTCGTTAACAACAAAAGGATTAAGTACTCTCGAAGTGAATATGGTGAGCTGGGCTTCACAAAGCAACAGCATTGCCAGCTCCTATCAAGACAATGCTGCATCGCTCGGCTATTACGGCGATGATCACGCCACCAATTTCTGGGTGGGTGATGGCCAACTGGCATTTTTTGATGACTCTGACAACAGCGAAACTTATTCAGGCTATCTCAGTGGATATGGATATTTGAAGCTTGGGACCATCGGAAGAATTGAGTACAACCGGGAAGGGTATATTCAGTCAAGACAGACCTCACCATTTTATCTTCAGCGGTCTCCCGATCAATCCCCAATCCCTTGGAAATGGACGGCAGAAAGTCAAAGGCCAGGTGCCTTTGATGTCTTTATTCTTCCTACCGAACCGCATGCCTACAAGGAGAACAGCATTGCGCTATCCGGTCAACTCAACATCTACGAAACAATAAGATCTCCTCGTTCACTACCAGAGAATGCACTTCTCTTCCAGCCACTACTCGAGTCGGATTTCGAGCCCATCCCCCTGGGAGACAACAAATTTACATATCTGAATCCAACCGCTATTGACAATCAAGGAGATCCCGACGAGGGAACCATTGGCAGTCTGTATGTTGGAGCATTGAACAAAGAGGGAAAGCCAACGATTTATGGCAGGACATCCAACTCATCAGGCAATTACACGCTCAGAGAAGTTGATTTTGGCGACGATCGCGACAATTTTTCGAGCAAAGGACAAATCCTTGACCTTGCCCATAAACATGGCAGCAATGGAGATACTGTCTATTGGATTCAAGGTGGAAGCTCTCTTCAATATGCTAATTATTTCAATTTGGCCATTCCCGCAGAAGATCAAGTTCTCGGAATCATGACCCCTGATGGGGCCATGGAAACGCTGAAGTTAAAAGACTACGGCGTTAACACTGAAAAAGATTCATATGGTTACCAAGCGCTCGTCTTTGTACCCGGACGTGGCGATCGCCCTGATCAACTCGTCATCGGCGGGCTGAACGGCGTCTGGTCGATCGAACTCGATAGCGATGGTATTCCCGTCGGTCAATTTGCTCCCATGCCATGGCAAGGACTGCCTGCCGGAGTAGCGCCGGGAAGCTACGTTAAAACGATTCAATATGACCCTCAAGATGATCTGCTGATTGCCGGCACACAAGGACGAGGAAGTTTTCTCTACAGCTTTTCGGGTGAACTGGGCGCCCGCTCTCAGGGTGATGAACTCCTGCATATCTCAGATGTCATGCTTGCACAGAGTTCTTCCGCTGCGGTCGACAAACGAGGCAATCAGCAAAATAGCACCATTGCCCTTCAACTCAATAGCGAACTGCAGTCTAAAGAATCCCCCACCGAGGTCGAAATCATTCTGCATGAGGCCGACAAATGGCGAGAGTGGATGGAATTGGTTTCTCCCTACGACATAAGCCTTTCAAATAATGATAATTTTATCAAACCAACCAGTACTGCCGGCCAAGCTGTGCTGCAGTATCTCAACATTTTAGACCCCTTAGGCCTCGAATACCGCGGCGGCAGAGAAGAGAACGGTGATATCATCATGCCTTTCACTTTCCCCGCAGGGGTGTCCCTCTACAATCTGATTGTCAATCAGAAAGAATTTCCATACCCTCGAGACCCCATCTCACTACATTTCTCGGTAAGAACGATTGATAACGCAAACAAGAAATCAGCGATGCTTGAATTGGTTCCTGAGAGCGCCAGCACAAGAGCCGTTTTCAATGGAAGCAGTTTAGGGTTTGAAGGTGATTATTTTTCTAATATATCCTTTACCCTCGAGACAACCAATAGGATATTCGCAGATTTGATTCCTGAAAAATACAAGGTACTTGGTTCCCCCATCGTCAATGCGTATAATATTACTCCCTCCATCGCAGGATCAGATGCAATACTTCCTACGACCAGCCAAAACCATGTCACAAGGACGACGCTCCCAATTGACACCTACACGCTTCTGAGAGCCAATCGTTCACTCAACAGCGTCCCTGACCCGGGTCGCTGGCTTTTTGCAAGCACAGCCAATATCTTTGATCCAGCCAAGGATCAGGTAAGGCTGGAAAACGTGATTACGTATGACCCAACAAGTGGCTTTGGCTCACGCTTCTACGATCTGAGTGGCGATGGCTATGCCGATCACCTCAGCATTTCTGCCAATGCCTCACAAACTCAATTCTCAGAAAATGTTTACGCAAACTTTGGAAGCGTGGCCATTCAACCACAATTTATCTCCATTGATAGTCGGCAGGTCTTACTTGCAGATGGTGTCGAGTCAAACCAGAAATATCCATTCAATATTCGGATCAATGCTTCGGTTCATTTAGACGAACGACCTGCCACCACCAGTTCCATTGGCTACACGATTCTTAATCCGGGTGAAAATCTGATCGACTTCAGCAATACCCTCTTCACTGAGCGAGCCAAAACACTGATCACGATCCTTGGCCACTCCGTTGATCTGAGCGCGATCCCAGAGAATGGTGATTTCCTGAGTGAAATCCTGATCAACAATGGGCAACGCGTGATGTTTTTGGAGGTTGAGGGAGGCTCCCTCGATCAACTCTCCGGTTTGAATGACACTCGCCTCAGCTGGTTTGAAGCGACAGTGGTGCCTGTTCAGGACAGCAAAATGCTTGCACTCAGCAATGCGAATCAAACAGCCCTCACCGTCAATATCACGCCAGGCGTTCAAGGCATCAATCCTTTGATCGCCGATCTGCAGAATCAAGCTCCGATTCTTGATTTCACTGCCTTCGCCACCGACCAAACGATCACAGGCACCCTGGCCTACGGCCGGGAAGCCGCGCTGGATTCCAGTCTGGGCTGGTATGTGATCAGCCGCGCCGATGGCGCCATCACAGCCGCCAATGGCGACACGCTCCTACCCGGAGATGTCTCCTACATCCAGGAGGCCCTGCGGGCTGAAAACCTGGTCGATCCCCTCACCGGGATTCAGATCAAGGACCTCGAGATCAGCAGCAAAGACTTCTCGATCAAAGGTGGAAGGCTCCTGGCTCCCTTCGCCAAGGTCAGCAATGGTGAAACGTATTTCGCTTTTGCTGACGCCAACTCGGATCGTCTCGAGCACTTCTACAGCTTCGGCACCAACAAGATCGGATTCGAGGATCTGAAAGGCGGTGGCGATCGTGATTTCCAGGACTTGGTTCAGATGTTTGACTTCAAGATCGATCTGCTTGCCTGA